From the genome of Equus asinus isolate D_3611 breed Donkey chromosome 24, EquAss-T2T_v2, whole genome shotgun sequence, one region includes:
- the NDUFAF4 gene encoding NADH dehydrogenase [ubiquinone] 1 alpha subcomplex assembly factor 4 encodes MLSWLRRSPAPVFSHVRREPRASCCEAMGASLARAFRNFNLENRAEREISRMKPSPAPRHPSTKSLLQEQLSFHPEIKGEIARKDDKLLSLLKDVYVDSKDPVSSVQVKDAGTPQEPKEFRLPKGHHFDMMNIKSIPKGKISVAEALTLLNNHKLYPETWTAEKIAEEYYLDQKDVNSLLKYFITFEVRIFPPEDKKAIESK; translated from the exons ATGCTCAGTTGGTTACGGAGGTCGCCGGCGCCAGTGTTTTCCCACGTGCGGCGTGAACCGAGGGCATCATGTTGTGAGGCGATGGGGGCTTCGTTGGCTCGCGCGTTCAGGAATTTCAACCTGGAGAACCGCGCGGAACGGGAAATTAGCAGGATGAAGCCTTCTCCCGCCCCCAGGCACCCCTCCACCAAGAGCCTCCTGCAAGAGCAGCTGAGCT tccaTCCAGAAATTAAGGGAGAAATTGCTAGAAAAGATGACAAATTGCTGTCATTACTGAAAGATGTGTATGTCGATTCCAAAGATCCTGTGTCTTCTGTGCAG GTAAAAGATGCTGGAACacctcaggagccaaaggaattCAGACTGCCGAAAGGCCATCACTTTGACATGATGAATATTAAGAGCATTCCCAAAGGCAAAATTTCTGTTGCAGAGGCTTTGACACTTCTCAATAATCATAAACTTTATCCAGAAACATGGACTGCTGAGAAAATAGCAGAAGAATACTATCTAGATCAGAAAGATGTCAATTCCCTTCTCaagtattttattacttttgaagTCAGAATCTTCCCTCCTGAAGACAAGAAAGCAATCgaatcaaaatga